In the Alphaproteobacteria bacterium genome, CACGCACCTCGACGGACTGCACTACGCCGGACATTACCAGTGCATTCCGGAATGGGGCGACTGCCTCGCCGCGGTGAATGCGGCCGTAAGACCGATCTCGGACGCTCTCGGCGCCCGATGGTTCGACACGCACGCGCTGATGCAGTCGCATGGCGGAGCCAGCAGCTGCCTGATCGACCAGTGGCACTTCTCGCGGCATTTCCACCAGGCGATCGCAAATGAACTGCAGCGCCAGCTGGACGCGATGCTGGCCGAAGCGGTGCTGTCGCCCGATCATCCGTCCCACCGGTTCATGCTGCCGCGCCCGGTCGACGACACGCCGCTGACGCTGGCCGGCAGCCCTGACGACGCCGCTGGGTGGCGTGCATCGCACCCGGGCGCGAACGTCGTCGGTGTGGCGGGCGATCCCGATGTCGTCGTCGAGACGCCCGTCGTGGTGTTGCTGGGCGACGAGGCCGGGCGCGAGGAGCAGGCCGCCCAATGGCTCGCCCGCCTTCCGGCAACGTCGATTCTGCTGTTTCCCGAGGAATTGGAGCCGCTGCGCAATCCGCCGGGCAACGAAAGGGCCGAGTTTGCCGAGCGGAACCTGAGAGCGTGACCCGACCAGCCATCCCTTTCTATCGACCGAGCTTCCCGGCGGCGGTGCGCGGTCGGATCACGGCCGACATCGAGGCGATCCTGGCCGGCGGCACGCTGATGATGGGCCCCTACAAGGATCGGCTGGAACGGGGCTTCGCGGAGCTGTGCGGAACGCGTCATGCGGTGTCGGTCAACAGTTGCACCACCGCGATCCTGATCAGCCTGATGCATTTCAAGGCCGCCGGCGGCGAGGTGCTGGTTCCGGCCGGGAGCTTCGTCACCGACGTTGGTGCGGTGATGATGGCCGGCGCCACCCCGGTGCTCGTCGACATCGACCCCGAGACGCTGGCGCTCGATCTCGACGATCTCGCACGCAAGCTCACGCCGCGCACGCGCGGCATCATATGGGTGCACCTGGCCGGGGTCATCGCCAGCAATTGGCGGGAGATCCGGAGATTCGCCACCGACAACGGCTTGTTTCTGATCGAGGACGCCGCCCACGCCCACGGCGCCGAGATCGACGGACACACCGCCGGCTCTCTCGGCGACGTCGGCGTGTTCAGCTTCTACCCGACCAAGGTGGTCACCGGCGGCACCGGCGGGATGCTCACCACAGACGACGAGGCCTTGAAGCTGTTTGCCGAGCGGGTCCGGATGTTCGGCAAAGACCCGGCCAGCGGCGACATCGTCGAGTTGGGCAACGACTGGTTCCTGGACGAAATTCGCGCATGTGTGACCTGGCATCACCTACAGGACCTGCCGCGGCAGCTCGCCCACCGGCGCGCGCTCGCGGCGCGGTACGACGCGGCGCTGGCGAACCAACCGGGAATCCGGGTGCTGCCGCTCCCCGAGAACTGCAGGCCCTCGTTCTATCACTACGTCACGCTGCTCGACCCGAGCGTCGACTACGACGCAATCGCTGGCACGCTGCAGCAGCGGCACGGCATCGCGACCAAGCGCATCTATCGGCCCCTGCACCACGAACCGCTGTTCCGCCATCTCGATGACGGACGGCTGCGCATGACCGAGTCCACGCTGTCGCGATCGCTCTGCCTGCCCATGTTCGCCGACATGCCGCTCGACGATGCCGACCGGGTCGCGGCTGCGCTGATCGAAGCGCTGCGCGCACGGCAGTGAAGCGTGTCCTGGTCACCGGTGCCTCCGGCTTTGTCGGGGCGCACCTCGCGAACACCCTGGCTGCACACGCGGAATGCGAGGTCCTCGCCGTCGGTGGGCGCGAAACACCGCGGATCGCGAACGCCAGGAACAACGTTGCAGGCGACCTCGCCGAGCCCGAATTCGTGCGTTCCCTGTTCGCGTTCGAGCCGTTCGAGGCCGTGGTCCATGCGCGTACGCGCATCAGCACGGATACAGACCCAGGGATCGTTCCCGCGCTGGTACGTGACAACGTCTGCGCAACCGCAAATTTGGCAGCCGCGGCGGCCGCTGCACGCTGCCGCCGCTTCATCTATTGTTCGTCGATCGCCGTGTACGGAACCGACCGAAAGGAGGACGCGGCGTGCGAAGCGACGTCGACGCCGACACCCGGTCGCCCTATGGCTGGAGCAAGCTGGCAGGCGAGCAAGCTGCGCATGCCGCGCGCGGCGATATGGCCGTCGCTGTGCTGCGGCTCGCCGGCGTGCACGGCGTCGGACGGACGAGCGGCGCGGTGTTCGCCAGTGCTGCGCGCCGCGCTGGCCGGCGACCCTCTCGCGGTGAATGAGCCTGAAAGTCGGTTTCGGTTCGCGTTCGTCGACGATGTCGCGGACGCGATCGTCGGGCTGCTCGACAAAGAGCCGCCGCCCAGCGGCATATTCAATGTGGCAGGCGCCGAGACCATGACGCTACGCGAAATGGCCGAGCGCATCGCCGCATCGCCGGGTCGGCAAGTGAGATTGCGGTCGCCGCAACGCTGTCACATCGCCGCAACGAGGTTCTTTCCTGCACACGACTGCAGCGCGAGATCGGCTATTCACCGGCGCCGTTTGCGACCCACGTCCAGCGCATGATCGCCGATCTGCGACGGTGAAAGACACCCCCACCGTCGCCATTCATCAGCCGAACCACCTGCCCTGGCTCGGCTATTTCCGCAAGGTCGC is a window encoding:
- a CDS encoding DegT/DnrJ/EryC1/StrS family aminotransferase, with protein sequence MTRPAIPFYRPSFPAAVRGRITADIEAILAGGTLMMGPYKDRLERGFAELCGTRHAVSVNSCTTAILISLMHFKAAGGEVLVPAGSFVTDVGAVMMAGATPVLVDIDPETLALDLDDLARKLTPRTRGIIWVHLAGVIASNWREIRRFATDNGLFLIEDAAHAHGAEIDGHTAGSLGDVGVFSFYPTKVVTGGTGGMLTTDDEALKLFAERVRMFGKDPASGDIVELGNDWFLDEIRACVTWHHLQDLPRQLAHRRALAARYDAALANQPGIRVLPLPENCRPSFYHYVTLLDPSVDYDAIAGTLQQRHGIATKRIYRPLHHEPLFRHLDDGRLRMTESTLSRSLCLPMFADMPLDDADRVAAALIEALRARQ
- a CDS encoding NAD(P)-dependent oxidoreductase → MKRVLVTGASGFVGAHLANTLAAHAECEVLAVGGRETPRIANARNNVAGDLAEPEFVRSLFAFEPFEAVVHARTRISTDTDPGIVPALVRDNVCATANLAAAAAAARCRRFIYCSSIAVYGTDRKEDAACEATSTPTPGRPMAGASWQASKLRMPRAAIWPSLCCGSPACTASDGRAARCSPVLRAALAGDPLAVNEPESRFRFAFVDDVADAIVGLLDKEPPPSGIFNVAGAETMTLREMAERIAASPGRQVRLRSPQRCHIAATRFFPAHDCSARSAIHRRRLRPTSSA